Sequence from the Fulvivirga ligni genome:
AAGCATTTGAAAAATGAACCATGAGGTATCCTCACACATCAGGGCCTTAACCTATTTTTTGAGTAAATCTGCCAGAGACTTACAAAGGCGGCCTTTGATCATTTTCAATGGTGTCAAATTTTAAAGAGTTCGACAGACTCTCCTATTTGGATTTTGAGCCCAAACAAAAACCACGTTAACAGCATGGTGTACTCTACCACTGAGCTACTTTATCCAGCCTTTTCAGGAGATAAAGACGGGAATCGAACCCGCGACATTTAATCTGTTGTTCTAACCACTGAACTACAATGACTACATCGTCAAAGGAAGGAATCGAACCTTCGTCCCACAGAACCGTGAAGAAACACGAACTCACAATAAGCAGTATATCCCGAAGGACACTGTGGTGCCCTACAGAAACACTCACCTTAGTCTTATTGCAGCCATTTTCCTCATGCTTCTACCTTTTCGGTAAAAGATTTTTAATGTTGTGGCTATCTCATATTGAGACCTTCAAAATCTTCTTTATTTTGAATAGAGAAACATTTCGAGTACCTCAATGTGACATTTCATAATCAAGTAATTACTTTTCAAACAGCCCTAATTTTGTGGTGATTGCAGGATGCGAACCTACAACCACCAGAATCTGACAAACCGCTATTCCAAAGGAGCTTTATCAAACATCACAGCACAAACGGAGTACTGCTTGTGGTCTTTAACCACTCTCCTATGTTTTTCAGGAGACACCCGTTTTGCCTCTCCCGTGGTTTACCAATCGGATAGACTTTTTCTATCCTTTCACTTTATATTTTAATTTGGGCATAAAAAAACCCCGACCTTATTCAGGACGGGGTTCAATGATGCTCTTAAAGAATATCACCTATTCCGTATCCTGAAATTTATATTTTCAACATTCCATACTTGTGGACTACCCAGGTGTGAACAAGACGCACCTCTCCCCTGAAGAAAAATACCAATACCAAATATTATTCTGTTTTCTGTCATAAGCAGGAATTTTTATCGCATAAAAAAACCCGGACTTTATAGGCCCGGGTTTAATTTATCTATTCAAATAAATTAATATCTACCGGACCTATACCTACAAAAATCTATGCTTAACCCATATTTCGTGGGTTCCATGCGATTGATATGTTGTGTGTATAGTTTCATTTGTTTCTCTGTTTGTGAGTGCAAGTATCGTAAAAGGATTTTATAAAACAAAATATTATTTTGAATTTATGCTTTATACAGAATCAGTCAAAATAAAGATAGTGATTCTAATATGATTGGTTACAACATAAAAAAAGCCGTCCTTTTTACAAGAGACGGCTTTTATATAAATTATCAAAATATGGTCATGTTCGTTTAAGAAACTTAAAAGTTTCTTTAAAATGTCCTTCTTTGTCTCTAATTGCCAGGAAGTAATATCCAGGAGCCAGGTCTTCTACCTTTACTCTATAATTGTTTTCTTCTATCTTCTCTATAGGAACTTCTACAACATTACCAATGATATTATGCACGGTAAATGAAGCACTTTTCAGATTAGAGTTCTCGATCTTAACATTTAGATAGCTTATAGTAGGATTTGGGAAAAGCTTTATTTCGTTCTTTTTCACCTCCAATGAAGCCTTATTGAAGCGGTTCATCTCAACATTTTGGGCAAACGCAGAACTTGCGCCCAAAAGCATTGATAATGAAAGTATAGTTAACAGTATATTTTTCTTCATAGGTTTTGGTTTCAATTCTCCAATGAAGTCCGCAAAAATTGATCCAGAATTATAATGCCTAACAATATTAGTTCTTTGCAATCGTTACAATGGACACTTTTATGGTTACGTAAGCAAAGAGTAAAATGTTTAGAATTTAATTTAACAATTTTAAAGCAGAAGGCAAATTTTTCACAAGGTCTGATGCTATCATACCTGTAAATCCTTTTTCCTCAGCGGCCAGATCACCTGCCAGGCCATGAACAAAAACGCCCATACAAGCAGCATTTTTAGGATTATACCCCTGCGCTAATAATGATGTCACCACCCCAGTAAGTACATCTCCAGCTCCGCCTGTAGCCATACCTTGATTACCGGTACTATTAAAAAAAACTTCACCCTCAGGTGTGGTAATAGAAGTATGCGCCCCTTTTAGCACTACGATGATGCCATAGGTTTTTGAAAATTCTTTTTGTATTTCCAATCTTTCAAAATCATTTTTCCATTCACCTACCAGACGCTGAAACTCTTTCGGGTGTGGAGTAAATATGGAATTCTGTGGAATCAGCTCCAACATCTCTCTATGTTCTGAAATAATATTCAATCCATCCGCATCTATCACCATCGGTTTATCGAAAGACTGAATGGCCTGCATGATACTGTACATGGTCTCTTGCTCCTTACCTATTCCTGGCCCTATACCAATGGCATTGTACCTCGACTCATCCGTATAGCTGGTTAGAAAATGATCCCTCTCATCTACTTGAGCCATAGCTTCAGGTACAGACATCTGCATAATCTCATAACCGCACGAAGGAATATACATGGTAAGCAAGCCCACCCCTGACCGTACCGCCGCACTGGCAGATAGTACAGCAGCCCCCATCTTTCCGTAGCTGCCTGCCATAATTAGAGCCCTGCCATTGTCTCCTTTATTAGAAAACTTCTTTCTTTTTTTAACCAGTGACTTAACATCATTAATTGACAAGTATTTATAGCTCGATTCAAGACCATCAATCCCGTTTTGGGATAATCCAATATCTTTTATAATCCAATCACCAACGTATTCTGAATTTTCAGGCAGTAAGAAAGCCAGCTTGGGAAGCTGAAAGGAAATTGTATAAGCAGGTTTAATCACAGCTTTTTGCTCAGTAGGCCGATCAGCAAACAGACCGGAAGCAATATCTACAGAAACCACTTCTTGCTCTGCGCTATTAATGGCAGTGATTACTTCTGCATACAAACCCTCTACAGGTCTGCTAAGGCCTGAGCCAAAAATTGCATCTACTATTAGATCATAATGATCAAAGCCTGGAATTTCAGAGGAACTAGTTATCTCTTTAATATCCACCAAATCTTCAAGACGCTGCAGATTAACTTTAAAATCATTGGAAGATTTATCTGATTTGCGAACTACAAACACCTGTATTTTATAATGGCGCTCATGCAACATTCGCGCTATAGCCAGACCATCACCTCCATTATTTCCAGTACCACAAACTATGACTATATTATGCTTGGGGTCATACTTTGAAATAAACCAGTCAACAAAAGCGGCAGAAGCCCGCTCCATTAAATCAATAGATGATATAGGTTCGTTCTTTATGGTATACTGATCTAATTGTCTTGTTTGCTCAGCTGTTAGAATTTTCATGTGCTTAAGTTTTTATCAGCGACATGAAATTAGCTGTCAAGTTCCTGATATTGAGATACAAAATCAGAAATTAAACTCATTTCATGTCAGTTTTTATCGATAGGTTGAGACATGAAATGATGTATTCATGCTATCTATCAACCTCTCCGAGTACGATATCTATAGAGCCTAAAATGGCTATTAAATCGGCTATCATACTCCCTTTTGATAACTCTGAAATAATGGAAAGGTTTACATAACAACACGATCTTGCTTTGCACCTAAATGGCACGTCACTCTTACCATCTGCACGGAAGTAAAAACCAAGTTCACCTTTAGGGTTTTCAGCTCTGGTGTAGATTTCCTGAGCCTTAGGCCTGATCTTTTTAGGAACCAATGCCTGAGGATCAAAATCACGAGTTCTCTTGTGCTCGCCTTTTAGTTTCTGAATACATTGTTCTATGATCTTGAGCGACTCATGGATTTCCAGAACCCTCACATAAGTTCTATCCCAGCAATCTCCTTTAGTCCCTACTAAACCTTCACCAACTGGAACATCAAAATCTATTTCTGGGTAAACGGAATAGCCATCTACCTTTCTTAAATCATAGCGCAAGCCAGAGCCACGAAGCATAGGGCCGGTAACACCATAGTTAATGGCCAAATCCAGCGGAAGCACACCAATATTAGCTGTTCTCTCTACGAAGATTTTATTATCAATAACCAGCCTCTTAAGCTCATCAAGCTTAGGCCTCAGGTAATCAACAAACTGCTGACATCTGTCTTCAAAACCTACAGGTAAGTCATAAAACAAGCCACCTACCCAGATGTAATTATATAGCATACGAGCCCCACTGGCCCATTCTAATAACCTTTGGATGTGCTCACGATCGCGCATCATCCATAAAAACGGCGTGAAAGCTCCAATATCCATAGCGTAAGTACCAACAGCCACAAAATGAGAGGCCATTCTATTTAACTCCGCCACCAATACCCGAATATATTCTACTCTCTTCGGTATTTTATCAGTAATGCCCAGCATCTTCTCCACACCCATAGCCCAGGCATGCTCTGAATTCATGGCCGTGAGATAATCCATACGATCTACGTAAGGTATAGTCTGGTTATAAGGGAGAGACTCAGCATGCTTTTCAAAGCAACGATGTAGATAGCCCAAATGCGGCACCACATCCCTGATAATCTCACCATCAGTGACTATCTCTAACCTCAATACCCCATGCGTAGATGGGTGTTGCGGCCCGAGATTGACCAACATCTCCTCACTTTTAAGGTCTTTCTCCTGATATTTATTAGGTTCAGACTTTAAAAGGTTGTCTTCTTTATATTGATATTGAATTTGGTTAGCCACAGTTTAGTATTCTACTTTTATGCCCCGGTAATATTCCTGATGCTTATAATCTTTTCTTAAAGGATGACCTTCCCAGTCGGCAGGCAATAATATTCTGCGCAGATCCGGATGACCTTCGAAGTGTATGCCCAGCAAGTCATAGGTTTCTCTCTCATGCCAATCGGCTGTTTTCCAGATACTTACCATAGAAGCCACCACTGGTTTTTCTCTAGGAAGCACCACTTTAAGCATTAAGGCATGTTCAAAAGGAATAGAGTAGAAATTATAGATCACCTCCATTGTGTTTGCCTCAGGGCCATTATCAACCCCGGTAATGCAGGAAAGCATATCGAAGAACAGGCTCTCATTACTATATAAGCTCTCGGCAACCTGAATTAAATCTTCAGCATTGATTACAATCATTTTAGGTGAAGATAATTCATTGACCTCCTGGATCACTTCATCACCACATGATTGACGGATTATGTTGATTATATCTTCAAACTGCATCTTCTTCTTTCATTAGTTCCTCCAAAGCAGTTGGCGCCATGAGGGTTTCGTTACGGATTTTTTCATGCAATTTCAAAAAGCCACCTATAAGCGCTTCTGGTCTTGGCGGGCAGCCCGGCACATAAACATCTACAGGGATAATTCTATCTACACCTTTCACCACATGATAGCCATGTTCCCAATAAGGACCTCCACAGTTGGAACAAGATCCCATAGAGATAACATATCTAGGCTCAGACATTTGCTCATATAAACGCCTGATTCTATCCGCCATTTTAAAGGTTACGGTGCCTGAAACGATCATTACATCCGCCTGCCTGGGAGAGGCACGAGGAGCCATACCAAAACGATCCATGTCATAAGTGGCTGCTCCAGTAGTCATAAACTCGATGGCGCAGCACGCCAAGCCGAAAGTCATGGGAAACATTGAGGAAAGCCTGGCCCAATTAATTAGGTCATCGACTTTAGTAATAATTACACCTCCACTGTTAAATTGCTGATCCAGTAATCCCATATAATATTATTGATTTAGCTTTTGCCTGACTTGTATTTCTGATTGATCTTATCATACAAGCTGCCTGGCACTGGAGATTTAAAATCTGACTGCACCATTTTTGATTT
This genomic interval carries:
- a CDS encoding T9SS type A sorting domain-containing protein, yielding MKKNILLTILSLSMLLGASSAFAQNVEMNRFNKASLEVKKNEIKLFPNPTISYLNVKIENSNLKSASFTVHNIIGNVVEVPIEKIEENNYRVKVEDLAPGYYFLAIRDKEGHFKETFKFLKRT
- a CDS encoding NAD(P)H-hydrate dehydratase, yielding MKILTAEQTRQLDQYTIKNEPISSIDLMERASAAFVDWFISKYDPKHNIVIVCGTGNNGGDGLAIARMLHERHYKIQVFVVRKSDKSSNDFKVNLQRLEDLVDIKEITSSSEIPGFDHYDLIVDAIFGSGLSRPVEGLYAEVITAINSAEQEVVSVDIASGLFADRPTEQKAVIKPAYTISFQLPKLAFLLPENSEYVGDWIIKDIGLSQNGIDGLESSYKYLSINDVKSLVKKRKKFSNKGDNGRALIMAGSYGKMGAAVLSASAAVRSGVGLLTMYIPSCGYEIMQMSVPEAMAQVDERDHFLTSYTDESRYNAIGIGPGIGKEQETMYSIMQAIQSFDKPMVIDADGLNIISEHREMLELIPQNSIFTPHPKEFQRLVGEWKNDFERLEIQKEFSKTYGIIVVLKGAHTSITTPEGEVFFNSTGNQGMATGGAGDVLTGVVTSLLAQGYNPKNAACMGVFVHGLAGDLAAEEKGFTGMIASDLVKNLPSALKLLN
- a CDS encoding NADH-quinone oxidoreductase subunit D, whose product is MANQIQYQYKEDNLLKSEPNKYQEKDLKSEEMLVNLGPQHPSTHGVLRLEIVTDGEIIRDVVPHLGYLHRCFEKHAESLPYNQTIPYVDRMDYLTAMNSEHAWAMGVEKMLGITDKIPKRVEYIRVLVAELNRMASHFVAVGTYAMDIGAFTPFLWMMRDREHIQRLLEWASGARMLYNYIWVGGLFYDLPVGFEDRCQQFVDYLRPKLDELKRLVIDNKIFVERTANIGVLPLDLAINYGVTGPMLRGSGLRYDLRKVDGYSVYPEIDFDVPVGEGLVGTKGDCWDRTYVRVLEIHESLKIIEQCIQKLKGEHKRTRDFDPQALVPKKIRPKAQEIYTRAENPKGELGFYFRADGKSDVPFRCKARSCCYVNLSIISELSKGSMIADLIAILGSIDIVLGEVDR
- a CDS encoding NADH-quinone oxidoreductase subunit C: MQFEDIINIIRQSCGDEVIQEVNELSSPKMIVINAEDLIQVAESLYSNESLFFDMLSCITGVDNGPEANTMEVIYNFYSIPFEHALMLKVVLPREKPVVASMVSIWKTADWHERETYDLLGIHFEGHPDLRRILLPADWEGHPLRKDYKHQEYYRGIKVEY
- a CDS encoding NADH-quinone oxidoreductase subunit B; the protein is MGLLDQQFNSGGVIITKVDDLINWARLSSMFPMTFGLACCAIEFMTTGAATYDMDRFGMAPRASPRQADVMIVSGTVTFKMADRIRRLYEQMSEPRYVISMGSCSNCGGPYWEHGYHVVKGVDRIIPVDVYVPGCPPRPEALIGGFLKLHEKIRNETLMAPTALEELMKEEDAV